One segment of Triticum aestivum cultivar Chinese Spring chromosome 2A, IWGSC CS RefSeq v2.1, whole genome shotgun sequence DNA contains the following:
- the LOC123191044 gene encoding auxin-responsive protein IAA12: protein MESVSSGDGYPQLRTTVGQRGLSRHGADDPRLGARPRPRPSTAIHPSPSMEGEAVDAELRLCPPHSGGASAVAAESKYVKVSVEGARYQRTVDLRAYGGHGELRAALLGLAGQMLDLAVAYEDNAGDILLAGDLPWDMFVSDCRSVRIMRRSTTVTSS from the exons ATGGAATCGGTGAGCTCCGGCGACGGCTATCCCCAGCTACGGACGACCGTCGGCCAGCGCGGGCTCAGTCGGCACGGCGCCGACGACCCTCGGCTTGGAGCTCGCCCTCGCCCGCGACCCTCCACG GCCATCCACCCGAGCCCATCCATGGAGGGAGAGGCCGTTGACGCCGAGCTGCGGCTCTGCCCACCGCACAGCGGCGgcgcgtcggcggtggcggcggagagcAAGTACGTCAAGGTGAGCGTGGAAGGAGCCCGGTACCAGCGGACGGTGGACCTGAGGGCGTACGGTGGGCACGGGGAGCTCAGGGCGGCGCTCTTGGGCCTGGCCGGCCAGATGCTGGACTTGGCCGTGGCCTACGAGGACAATGCCGGCGACATCTTGCTCGCCGGCGACCTCCCCTGGGACATGTTCGTCTCCGACTGCAGGAGTGTCAGGATTATGAGACGGTCGACGACGGTGACAAGCAGCTAG